The following proteins are encoded in a genomic region of Gossypium hirsutum isolate 1008001.06 chromosome D05, Gossypium_hirsutum_v2.1, whole genome shotgun sequence:
- the LOC107905052 gene encoding aspartyl protease AED3 has translation MDFTATLLFFALFISFIQAVDPCGSRPQNKDLSVIPIYGKCSPFKPPKPESWVDTVNMASKDPARLKYLSSLVAQKTTAVPIASGQQVLSIGNYVVKVKLGTPGQVIFMVLDTSNNVAWVPCSGCTGCSATTFLPSASSSYGSLDCSLPQCNQVHGLSCPATGAAACFFNQSYGGDSSFSANLAQDSLTLTNDVIPNFAFGCINSISGNSIPPQGLLGMGRGPMSLLSQSGSLYKSVFSYCLPSFKSNYFSGSLILGPAGQPKNIRTTPLLKSPHRPSLYYVNLTGVSVGRVRVPIPPESLAFNPNTGAGTIIDSGTVVTRFVQPLYEAIRNELVKHVKGPFSTIGLFDTCFEAKAEVELPSLTLHFEGLSMKLPMENTFLHTSAGSHACLAIAPAPNNVNAAMNVIANLQQQNHRILFDVANSRLGIAREACN, from the coding sequence GACCTATCGGTGATTCCAATCTACGGGAAATGCTCACCATTCAAACCACCCAAACCAGAGTCATGGGTCGACACTGTCAACATGGCTTCAAAAGACCCAGCAAGGCTCAAGTACTTGTCCAGCCTCGTAGCCCAAAAGACCACTGCGGTTCCCATTGCTTCAGGCCAACAAGTCCTCAGCATTGGCAACTACGTGGTCAAGGTCAAGCTCGGAACCCCGGGGCAGGTCATTTTCATGGTGCTGGATACTAGTAACAATGTTGCTTGGGTTCCCTGCTCCGGCTGCACTGGTTGCTCCGCCACCACTTTCTTGCCCTCTGCTTCTTCGAGTTATGGCTCGTTGGATTGCTCCTTGCCACAATGCAACCAGGTCCATGGGCTCTCATGCCCGGCTACGGGGGCTGCTGCTTGCTTTTTTAACCAATCCTATGGTGGTGATTCGTCTTTCTCCGCCAACTTGGCTCAAGATTCCTTAACATTAACAAACGATGTTATCCCAAATTTTGCTTTTGGATGTATTAACAGCATCTCTGGTAATTCAATCCCACCCCAAGGGCTATTGGGTATGGGCCGGGGACCCATGTCACTACTTTCACAATCCGGGTCGCTATACAAAAGTGTGTTTTCCTATTGTTTGCCCAGTTTCAAGTCCAATTACTTTTCGGGCTCCCTTATACTCGGGCCTGCAGGTCAACCCAAGAATATTCGAACCACCCCGCTGTTAAAAAGCCCACACCGGCCCTCCCTTTACTACGTAAACCTAACCGGGGTCAGTGTTGGCCGGGTTCGGGTCCCCATCCCCCCTGAAAGCCTAGCGTTTAACCCGAATACTGGGGCAGGGACCATCATTGATTCGGGTACGGTTGTAACCCGATTCGTCCAACCCCTTTATGAGGCAATCAGGAATGAGCTTGTGAAACATGTGAAAGGCCCATTTTCAACAATAGGGCTATTCGACACGTGCTTTGAGGCAAAAGCGGAAGTTGAGCTACCGTCACTAACATTACATTTCGAAGGCTTGTCCATGAAACTGCCAATGGAAAACACCTTCTTACATACCAGTGCAGGGTCACATGCTTGCTTGGCAATAGCACCAGCTCCAAACAATGTGAACGCCGCCATGAATGTAATAGCCAATTTGCAGCAGCAAAATCATAGGATTTTGTTTGATGTCGCAAATTCTCGCTTGGGGATAGCTCGTGAAGCTTGTAACTAG